In Chlamydiota bacterium, one genomic interval encodes:
- the rsmH gene encoding 16S rRNA (cytosine(1402)-N(4))-methyltransferase RsmH, with amino-acid sequence MDAPHLPVMREEALRLLGLRPGMRVVDATVGCGGHAEEIARRIGPGGVLVGLDWDGEALEIARRRLEKAGPAVRLHRRSFAELAAVLAEEGIGEADALLFDLGVSSLQLDTAARGFGFRARGPLDMRMDRRRGVTAEALLREKDPRELERIFREYGEETLARPIVREFLRAGAPRDTEALAGIASRVYRRFGRKGAIHPATRIFQALRIAVNDELGALAAALPQAAAAAAKGARIVVISFHSLEDRIVKRAFAEGARGCICPPGLPVCGCGAAAALRLITRKPLRPTAEETAANPRARSARLRAAEKL; translated from the coding sequence ATGGATGCGCCCCACCTTCCGGTGATGCGGGAGGAGGCGCTGCGGTTGCTCGGCCTCCGGCCGGGGATGCGCGTGGTCGACGCGACGGTGGGGTGCGGGGGGCACGCGGAGGAGATCGCGAGGCGGATCGGGCCCGGCGGGGTGTTGGTGGGGCTCGATTGGGACGGGGAGGCGCTCGAGATCGCGCGGAGGCGGCTCGAGAAGGCGGGCCCGGCGGTGCGGTTGCACCGGCGAAGTTTCGCGGAGCTCGCGGCGGTGCTCGCGGAAGAGGGGATCGGGGAAGCGGACGCACTGCTCTTTGACCTCGGGGTTTCGAGCTTGCAGCTCGACACGGCGGCGCGAGGATTCGGGTTTCGCGCCCGGGGACCCCTGGATATGCGGATGGACCGGCGCCGCGGCGTCACCGCGGAGGCGCTCCTCAGGGAGAAGGATCCGCGGGAACTGGAGCGGATCTTCAGGGAGTACGGCGAGGAGACGCTGGCGCGGCCGATCGTTCGGGAGTTCCTCAGGGCGGGCGCGCCGCGCGACACGGAGGCGCTCGCCGGGATCGCGTCGCGGGTCTACCGGCGCTTCGGGAGGAAGGGCGCGATCCATCCGGCGACGCGGATCTTTCAGGCGCTCCGGATCGCGGTGAACGACGAGCTCGGCGCCCTCGCCGCGGCCCTGCCGCAGGCGGCGGCGGCGGCCGCGAAGGGGGCGCGGATCGTGGTGATCAGCTTTCACTCGCTCGAGGACCGGATCGTGAAGAGGGCGTTCGCGGAGGGGGCGCGCGGGTGCATCTGCCCGCCGGGATTGCCGGTCTGCGGGTGCGGCGCCGCGGCGGCGCTGCGGCTGATCACGCGCAAGCCGCTGCGGCCGACAGCCGAGGAGACGGCGGCGAACCCGCGGGCGCGGAGCGCGCGGTTGCGGGCGGCGGAGAAGCTGTAA
- a CDS encoding nucleotide pyrophosphohydrolase, whose protein sequence is MKDRTATVAALKGAVARFIRAREWEQFHSPKNLSMAVSIEAAELMELFQWMEVEEARRKAASPRLRKRIEEEIADIAIYTLSLCHALGLDLSSCIEKKIVRNEKKYPVEKCRGRY, encoded by the coding sequence ATGAAGGACCGGACCGCGACCGTCGCGGCGCTCAAAGGGGCGGTGGCGCGCTTCATCCGCGCGCGGGAGTGGGAGCAGTTCCACTCGCCCAAGAATCTCAGCATGGCGGTGAGCATCGAGGCGGCCGAACTGATGGAGCTCTTCCAGTGGATGGAGGTGGAGGAGGCGCGGCGGAAGGCCGCCTCCCCGCGGCTGCGGAAGAGGATCGAGGAGGAGATCGCGGATATCGCCATCTACACCCTGAGTCTCTGCCACGCGCTGGGCCTCGATCTCTCCTCGTGCATCGAGAAGAAGATCGTCAGGAACGAGAAGAAATACCCCGTCGAGAAGTGCAGGGGCAGGTACTGA
- a CDS encoding response regulator — protein MQRVLIVDDEPVVRRLIGIYLRGRFIVEEAEDGEKALRKAAGGGYDYVITDVQMPRMDGLHLLGELKRICPRTSVIVMSALGELYAESAMERGAQTVISKPFVRDTIQTALQCA, from the coding sequence ATGCAGCGGGTCCTGATCGTCGACGACGAGCCGGTCGTGAGGAGGCTCATCGGGATATACCTGCGCGGGCGCTTCATCGTGGAGGAGGCCGAGGACGGCGAGAAGGCGCTTCGCAAGGCCGCCGGCGGCGGGTACGACTACGTGATCACCGATGTGCAGATGCCGCGGATGGACGGTCTGCACCTGCTCGGGGAGCTCAAGCGGATCTGTCCGCGCACCTCGGTCATCGTGATGTCGGCGCTCGGCGAGCTCTACGCCGAGTCGGCGATGGAGCGCGGCGCGCAGACGGTCATCTCGAAACCGTTCGTGCGGGACACGATCCAAACCGCCCTGCAGTGCGCCTGA
- the mraZ gene encoding division/cell wall cluster transcriptional repressor MraZ — protein MFYGQFRHSIDSKGRLIIPAKFRDALRENYIEKFWVTRGIERCVYVYTPREWNLLMAKFKELSLTAGKARDFLRGMVSNASEVECDKQGRIMLPQNLLALAGITRDVVVAGMLSRFEIWDEASWKRYEEERGENFEEIAEQLNAQLDAARGL, from the coding sequence ATGTTCTACGGCCAGTTCAGACATTCGATTGACAGCAAGGGACGCCTGATCATCCCCGCCAAATTCAGGGACGCGCTCCGCGAGAATTACATCGAGAAGTTCTGGGTGACCCGCGGCATCGAGCGCTGCGTCTACGTCTACACCCCGCGCGAGTGGAACCTCCTGATGGCGAAGTTCAAGGAGCTCTCCCTCACCGCCGGGAAGGCGAGGGACTTCCTCCGGGGCATGGTCTCCAACGCCTCCGAGGTCGAATGCGACAAGCAGGGGCGGATCATGCTCCCGCAGAACCTCCTCGCGCTCGCCGGGATCACCCGGGACGTGGTGGTGGCGGGGATGCTGAGCAGGTTCGAGATATGGGACGAGGCGAGCTGGAAGAGGTACGAGGAGGAGCGAGGGGAGAACTTCGAGGAGATCGCCGAACAGCTCAACGCGCAGCTCGATGCGGCGCGGGGGCTGTGA